In Chroicocephalus ridibundus chromosome 4, bChrRid1.1, whole genome shotgun sequence, one genomic interval encodes:
- the AP5M1 gene encoding AP-5 complex subunit mu-1 isoform X2 codes for MAAGRAAGLLSGLPPPHHCRPLCPGRPRQQQQQLPRRRLRPPEMGLRRAAAAGEGRELRRAAATLQQRPGRRQRRAAAAVVMALRALWLLKHDPAAVLFSRRYPTVEIRAETFNASTHVPVPSDSAFLKALLFELRFVDDHIFVEHRDTCTRINHSSVYSVRTEGGDLWPVLAFQKSGLIYACLPLVEETLEPRPPLLTVSGLSQGLALLLGIVDYISPSRKNEAEMTAKIGQLRNLLIQACPLGTPLNTNIRSLNSSFDDIQEMPTDENQPAWRSNTYKGKPQVNVCITEKVKCMQYDKRDVVDMWQVYGAVNCKCDIEGSAPNVTLSLNLPTNGPPLQDIVVHHCVTSVDPAMLMSSSAEPLDDSVYSGPYKFPFIPPSDSFNLCYYTSQVPVPPILGCYQLIEEGSQLKITVNLKLHESIKNSFEYCEARIPFFNRGPIAQLEYKVSYGQLDLSREKSLLVWIIGQKFPKSLEVYLTGTVSFGTAGKEHPTDYVCTGNTAYVKLYFRIPDFTLTGCYVDQHSIQIFAPGKPKITASGELISSDYYIWNSKAPAPMLYKTLLD; via the exons ATGGCCGCAGGGAGAGCGGCGGGGCTGCTCAGCGGCCTGCCGCCGCCCCACCACTGCCGCCCATTGTGTcccggccgcccccggcagcagcagcaacagctgccGCGgcgccgcctccgcccgccggAAATGGGCCTgcgccgggcggccgcggccggggaggggcgggagcTGCGCAGGGCGGCGGCAACCCTTCAGCAGCGCCCTGGCCGCCGTCagcgccgagccgccgccgccgtcgtcaTGGCCCTGCGGGCGCTGTGGCTCCTCAAGCACGACCCCGCCGCCGTGCTCTTCTCCAG ACGTTACCCCACCGTTGAAATACGCGCCGAGACGTTCAATGCGTCAACACATGTGCCTGTACCATCTGACAGCGCTTTTCTTAAAGCCTTACTTTTTGAACTGAGGTTTGTAGATGACCATATTTTTGTGGAGCATCGAGACACTTGTACTCGAATCAATCATTCATCGGTATATTCAGTTCGCACCGAAGGAGGGGATCTCTGGCCTGTGCTTGCTTTTCAGAAGAGTGGACTGATATATGCATGTCTTCCACTGGTTGAGGAGACCTTGGAGCCACGGCCACCCCTCCTTACTGTTAGCGGGCTCTCTCAAGGACTCGCTCTTTTGTTAGGCATTGTGGACTACATCTCTCCAAGTCGGAAAAATGAAGCGGAGATGACTGCGAAAATCGGCCAGCTTCGAAATCTGCTTATACAGGCCTGTCCGCTTGGCACCCCCTTAAACACAAATATACGCAGCTTGAACAGCTCATTTGATGACATTCAGGAAATGCCTACAGATGAGAATCAGCCGGCTTGGAGATCCAACACATACAAAGGCAAACCTCAGGTTAATGTCTGTATCACTGAAAAAGTCAAGTGTATGCAGTATGACAAAAGAGATGTTGTGGACATGTGGCAAGTTTATGGAGCCGTAAATTGCAAG tgtgACATAGAGGGATCTGCACCAAACGTAACCCTTAGTCTGAATCTCCCGACTAACGGTCCTCCGCTCCAAGATATCGTGGTCCATCATTGCGTGACTTCTGTTGACCCTGCCATGCTGATGTCCAGTAGTGCTGAGCCACTGGATGATTCTGTGTACAGCGGACCTTACAAATTTCCTTTCATTCCTCCTTCAGATTCATTCAACTTGTGTTACTACACTTCCCAG GTTCCTGTTCCACCAATTTTGGGATGTTACCAACTCATTGAAGAGGGATCACAGTTAAAAATAACAGTTAATTTAAAGCTTCATGAAAGCATAAAGAATTCTTTTGAGTACTGTGAAGCTCGTATACCTTTTTTCAACAG GGGCCCAATCGCTCAATTAGAGTACAAAGTTAGTTATGGCCAACTGGATTTGTCACGAGAGAAGAGCCTACTAGTTTGGATAATTG GACAGAAGTTCCCTAAATCTTTGGAAGTTTACCTGACTGGAACCGTGTCTTTTGGCACTGCAGGCAAAGAGCACCCGACTGATTATGTTTGCACTGGGAACACTGCGTATGTAAAA CTGTATTTTAGGATCCCAGACTTCACACTTACTGGATGTTATGTAGACCAGCATTCTATTCAGATCTTTGCACCAGGAAAACCCAAAATTACTGCAT ccggGGAACTGATTTCTTCTGATTACTACATCTGGAATTCCAAAGCACCAGCACCTATGCTGTACAAAACGTTATTAGACTAA
- the AP5M1 gene encoding AP-5 complex subunit mu-1 isoform X1, whose protein sequence is MAAGRAAGLLSGLPPPHHCRPLCPGRPRQQQQQLPRRRLRPPEMGLRRAAAAGEGRELRRAAATLQQRPGRRQRRAAAAVVMALRALWLLKHDPAAVLFSSFCRDFTCFFLHGKRTRRYPTVEIRAETFNASTHVPVPSDSAFLKALLFELRFVDDHIFVEHRDTCTRINHSSVYSVRTEGGDLWPVLAFQKSGLIYACLPLVEETLEPRPPLLTVSGLSQGLALLLGIVDYISPSRKNEAEMTAKIGQLRNLLIQACPLGTPLNTNIRSLNSSFDDIQEMPTDENQPAWRSNTYKGKPQVNVCITEKVKCMQYDKRDVVDMWQVYGAVNCKCDIEGSAPNVTLSLNLPTNGPPLQDIVVHHCVTSVDPAMLMSSSAEPLDDSVYSGPYKFPFIPPSDSFNLCYYTSQVPVPPILGCYQLIEEGSQLKITVNLKLHESIKNSFEYCEARIPFFNRGPIAQLEYKVSYGQLDLSREKSLLVWIIGQKFPKSLEVYLTGTVSFGTAGKEHPTDYVCTGNTAYVKLYFRIPDFTLTGCYVDQHSIQIFAPGKPKITASGELISSDYYIWNSKAPAPMLYKTLLD, encoded by the exons ATGGCCGCAGGGAGAGCGGCGGGGCTGCTCAGCGGCCTGCCGCCGCCCCACCACTGCCGCCCATTGTGTcccggccgcccccggcagcagcagcaacagctgccGCGgcgccgcctccgcccgccggAAATGGGCCTgcgccgggcggccgcggccggggaggggcgggagcTGCGCAGGGCGGCGGCAACCCTTCAGCAGCGCCCTGGCCGCCGTCagcgccgagccgccgccgccgtcgtcaTGGCCCTGCGGGCGCTGTGGCTCCTCAAGCACGACCCCGCCGCCGTGCTCTTCTCCAG CTTCTGTCGAGATTTTACCTGTTTCTTCTTACATGGAAAAAGGACAAG ACGTTACCCCACCGTTGAAATACGCGCCGAGACGTTCAATGCGTCAACACATGTGCCTGTACCATCTGACAGCGCTTTTCTTAAAGCCTTACTTTTTGAACTGAGGTTTGTAGATGACCATATTTTTGTGGAGCATCGAGACACTTGTACTCGAATCAATCATTCATCGGTATATTCAGTTCGCACCGAAGGAGGGGATCTCTGGCCTGTGCTTGCTTTTCAGAAGAGTGGACTGATATATGCATGTCTTCCACTGGTTGAGGAGACCTTGGAGCCACGGCCACCCCTCCTTACTGTTAGCGGGCTCTCTCAAGGACTCGCTCTTTTGTTAGGCATTGTGGACTACATCTCTCCAAGTCGGAAAAATGAAGCGGAGATGACTGCGAAAATCGGCCAGCTTCGAAATCTGCTTATACAGGCCTGTCCGCTTGGCACCCCCTTAAACACAAATATACGCAGCTTGAACAGCTCATTTGATGACATTCAGGAAATGCCTACAGATGAGAATCAGCCGGCTTGGAGATCCAACACATACAAAGGCAAACCTCAGGTTAATGTCTGTATCACTGAAAAAGTCAAGTGTATGCAGTATGACAAAAGAGATGTTGTGGACATGTGGCAAGTTTATGGAGCCGTAAATTGCAAG tgtgACATAGAGGGATCTGCACCAAACGTAACCCTTAGTCTGAATCTCCCGACTAACGGTCCTCCGCTCCAAGATATCGTGGTCCATCATTGCGTGACTTCTGTTGACCCTGCCATGCTGATGTCCAGTAGTGCTGAGCCACTGGATGATTCTGTGTACAGCGGACCTTACAAATTTCCTTTCATTCCTCCTTCAGATTCATTCAACTTGTGTTACTACACTTCCCAG GTTCCTGTTCCACCAATTTTGGGATGTTACCAACTCATTGAAGAGGGATCACAGTTAAAAATAACAGTTAATTTAAAGCTTCATGAAAGCATAAAGAATTCTTTTGAGTACTGTGAAGCTCGTATACCTTTTTTCAACAG GGGCCCAATCGCTCAATTAGAGTACAAAGTTAGTTATGGCCAACTGGATTTGTCACGAGAGAAGAGCCTACTAGTTTGGATAATTG GACAGAAGTTCCCTAAATCTTTGGAAGTTTACCTGACTGGAACCGTGTCTTTTGGCACTGCAGGCAAAGAGCACCCGACTGATTATGTTTGCACTGGGAACACTGCGTATGTAAAA CTGTATTTTAGGATCCCAGACTTCACACTTACTGGATGTTATGTAGACCAGCATTCTATTCAGATCTTTGCACCAGGAAAACCCAAAATTACTGCAT ccggGGAACTGATTTCTTCTGATTACTACATCTGGAATTCCAAAGCACCAGCACCTATGCTGTACAAAACGTTATTAGACTAA